TGCTTACAAAAATGAATAAAGATACTATagcaaatgcaaaagaaaaattgataCAATTTTCCATTGAGGATACAGGCTCCAAGGGACTCCTATTTAACTATTTCAGACAGGAACTCTTTAACAGGTTTCTCAGTACCTGGTCTTCCTATGAGCTTCCCTTCattgccctttttttttagtaaatagTTGGAGAACTGTTACTTAATAACAGGACTATAACTACCTACGAAGTCTCTGTTGGATTAAAAGAGACCAATATTGCAGTTTTCACAGAAGACCCTAGGAATGTAGTTCTTTGAGTAGTCATTCTAATTGAGGAAAAGGATTTGTTAGGTTAAGGATAAGCCAAAATCCAAGTCAGCGGTATTGCATACATTGTTAGAATACACTTCCTTTTGCAGTTCTTCCCATTTCAGTATTTGCTCTGTCAGCTCCTCCAATTCTATCATGAGCACCTCTGTTTTTGACAAAGTAGTatcctgaaacagaaaaaggttGGATTTAGTCTCTATACATCCTGTCAGTCTGTCAGGATATAGAAATAACCTAAACAACCAAACAGCACTGCATTTTTCATGCTGGAGAAGACAGCTGGCTCAATTCTTTTACAACTCACCATATTGTTCATCATATGTGGTATCTGAGGGATGCTTCTCACAGACTGCAAATGGCTTTCAAGCTTCTCAATGAAAGTTACAGCCTCAGTCAACAACTGTACTACACACCTGTAACCAAAAATGAGCTCAAAAGTTGTGCTAAACAACAAGAATTTAATACTTATAAGTTCTTTTTCATTGCCCTGCTTTTCTTAGTCCCCTTTTACAGCTTTATGCAAGTTCCTAAACatctaattaatttttctgcaatTACACTTCTTGTATGACTCTTAGGGCAGGAATTAGAGAAGTGAACTCCTTCAGTATCTGGGCTAGATTTTTAGACTGTAAGAAGAAGGACTATACTTTTAAAACATGCACTATGCATGTCTGGGAATCAGTCACGTTTCGTTCCAAGCAAGCAACAGTGGAATGAAGACACCCAGTGCTAAAGTAACAACTCCTGCTTGGGAGAAGCATAACAAATCTAGCATGTACCACATTTGTTTAAAACAATACATCACAACTTGTTCTGTAGACTTCTAAAGACGAGACCAATAACCGAAGTAAATATTCATATAATATGTATCACTACCTTTCTATGAATTTATCAATGGGTAAACTACCAGTTTTTAGCTGAGGTTTTGCTACCATTTTTAATGTCTATTTTTATCAGTGGAAAATTATTGAAAACATAAGATTTTTACTGTCTGTTAGTTCTAATTAATTTGGTCTCCTGCAAACAcgaaaaattattttctgtgcacCTACTTGTGATAGGTAGCCTCAATAGGCAGGCTCTCTTGACATCTGTGTTTGATCATCCTCTTTCTGAGAtccctcttctctttcagtATGGTTTCCAGGTGTCTGTTCATATCTTGCAAAATCTCGCactttttccctataaaataaaattgcaaagtTGAACCTATTGTCCTGCTAAAACAAGAGCAAAATTCCTCCTgaagacagagaggaaaatactGACCTATTGCAGTGGACAGTTTATTTTGAAGCGACATTAATCAGAATGGCTTTTGTTGGAGCATACATGATTTAGTATCAGCATGCACTCCAAGTCACAACACCTACTTTTTAGAGATAGATATGATTGGTTTACATTATCTATAGTTTTAAGTAAATTTCATCTCTGTGAGATGAAATCAACTATACCATAGCACTGAAGTATCACAGCAGATTTCACTGGTCTAGCACAACAGTAGCAAGCTAGAATATTTTTAAGCACACACAAAATCATACAGAGtgtgcaaaaataaagaaatctatGCACATACTCCCCAgttgttaaattaaaaatgtagtaAGTCTCGGGGAATAGAGATGCAACAGAAATACACTGAGTTTCTGGCAAAGAAGCAGAGTAGCACATGCAGGTCAATGGTTACTGATGATCTCAGAACTGATGATGCACTGACCCTGGGGAGCTGACCACACCTCCTACACAGTTTTGGAGAATGAGTTACACATGGACCTTCTATGAGACAGCAGAGAGTGCAAGCTTAAATAATATGGAAACATGCTTTAGGTGTTAATAAAACACCTACCACCTCTAACAAGTTATTCAGGGATAACTGCTGCAATAACTTCTAGAAGTGTCATGTACTCAGATGAAACATTAATCTGCTGCTAATTTAAGACTCTTGGTGTTTCTATGGTACAACTGCACTTACCTAAGTAAAAATGGTGAGTAATGTCTGCTGTCTCATTCTCCAACTGCatcatttcagttttcagttttatCTACAACAGCAATAACatcaaatgaaaatgcatttttaacatGCTTATCCAGACACTGCTGACTCTCCTGGGGTAGAGGAGGAAGTAAAAACGGAGAAagtgacagcacagggagagcatGTGTGTGAAAGAGGGCGAGCATTTAGCACAAGAACATATTGCCCTGCTCTCTGGAGAACTTCTACTACTAGGTGGGGCTTTTTTGGTCAATAAGACCAAAGACTGCTTAAAAAGACCAATCTAAATAATTTGgagatttgtgctggaaaagaCAGATCCTGCAATTCATTCCTAAACCACAGAACTTatgatagaatggtttgggttgaaagggccctaaaaatcatctagttccaagcccctgccaaTGGGCAGGGTTATCAcccactagaccaagttgctcagagccctctAACCTGGCtctgaacactttcagggatggggcattcacagcttctctaggcaacctgtcccagtgtcccaccACCCTCGtagtaaagaatttttcctaaaattgaatctaatctaatctcttttattttagtttaaacccattcccccttgtcctagCATTTTCTGCTTGTGGAAAAAATCACTCTCCCTCTTTTCTTAAGCCCCCTTTAAGTACCAGACGGCTGCTGAACAATCCCTGCTCTCTGAGTCTGTTTTTGTAGGAGGGGTGTTCCAGTCCTTGGATCATCTTCATGGCTCTCCTCTGAACTGCTCCAACAGGTTCACTTCTTTCCTGTCCTGAGGATCCcagacctggacacagcactccaggtggggtctcacaagggCAGAAGAGAAGAATCCTCTCCCTGGCCCTGttggccacactgcttttgatgcagcccaggatgtggttggctttctgggctgtgactGCATATTGCTGGGTCAGgtccagcttttcatccacAAGAAACCCCAAGTACTTCTCCACAGTGCTGCTCCCAATGAGTTCATCTCCCAGCCTGTACTCATGtctgggattgccctgacccatGTGCAGGACCCCACACTTAGTTTTGTTGAGCCTCATGAGGTTCTTGTGAGCCTACTTCTCAAGCTTGCTCAGTCCCTgtggatggcatcccatccttcTGCTATGTCTGGTGCTCTTCTCCTGCCAATTCCTTAATCACTGAATAGTCTACTTTTCAAACCCATGTCTCTCCTACTTACATCTCTTACAAAGCAGTTTCATAGTCTGTGTAGTGTCTAAACCAACATTACAGAATACAAGGCAACAGCTGATTAAAGCAGTACAAAATGTCTGAGGTTACTGCCGGCTAACCAACAAAATTGCCTATAGAAACACGTTTTTGTGTACTGAAGTCAACTACAAATTCTTCTTTATTGTTcagtttcttgaaaaaaatttcaGGTAACACTTTAGTCAAAGGTGCAGCCTACTGAATCCTTCTATTTACAccttaaaattttgtttcacagttttgttttctttatgacAACCCAGtccactggggaaaaaatgccGACTGTTAAAACAGCTGAACTGTCAACAAACTCCTCAAAACATGAAACAACACGGCACGTGGCACTCTGCTATTTCATCGGGGCCCTGTATTACCTCCAGGTATTGAAGTGTTGAGTGTACACTGACAATAGTAAAGGCTGTACCTCATTGATTTCGGCTTCCATGTTTACCATTTCTTCCATCTCTGAGAATTTTGCAAAGCATGGCGCTCTTCTGCAAGTTAAATCCAAGGTCTCCTTCGAAAGTAAGACAACAGGAAAAATGCAATCAGCAGCATGAACGTACCGGGCAAATGCTCCATAATGGCTTGTAGTAGTTTAAAGTTGTTGCTCTCCCGCGCTCCGCAGTTCGGCCCAATTCACGAGAACAACGCTACTCCGCGGCGCTGTCCCGCAGTCCCGGGCGGTACCTGGCTCACGGCGCCCGCCGCCACGCACCGCTCCAGCAGCGCGGCCACCGCCGAGCGCTCCCCGggctgccagggccagggcgCGCCGCCGCCCTGCTCCTCATCGCTCTCCCCGCTGAGGCACGAGCTGCACTCCAGATCCACCTCGGCATCGCCATCCAGCTCGGAATCGGAGTCGAGCTCGGCCTTGCCCGCCCCGCGGAGCCCGGGCATGGGGCTGGTCCTGGCCGCCGCCACGGGCGGGATCCCGGTGTTCCGCAGGGACAGGGAGCGCCTGGGGGCCGCCATGGCGGGCGTGGCAGGAACGGCGCTGACACGCGTCCGGTTCCGGGCGGGCGCTGCGGGAGCGGCGGTTCTGCAAGGGCGGAGCGCGGGGGACGGGAGGGGCTCCGCCGCGGAGCGTCTGCCGGCGGCGCCGGGACAGGTTGGTTgtgccgggccgggccgggccgggccgggcccggcggcccccgGCGCTGTGGGGGTCGGGGCCGGAGCAGCAGGGCGGGGTTGGGGCGGGGGGACCGCGGCCTGCTGCGGGTCAGGGCTGGCCTCGCCCCTTGCCAGGGGGCCCGCGGCGGCGGGGAGAGCATCTCCTGTCGCGGCTGCTTACGTGCTGTCCCCCAGGCTTCATTCCCCACCGCCCGGCTGCGAACCCGGCATTAATCCCGGGCCTGTGACCCGTGCGCCCTGGGATTAAACCCCGCTGGGGTTACGGAGGTGGGTGTCGTTTGTTCGCTAATAGGCACGGCAGAGGAGTCCGTTCTCTAAATAGAGTAAAGGtctcaaaaaacccaaataaaacagTGTCGGCAGGCCAGCGCTGGTAGATGCCACAGAAATCACAGCTGGTCTCTGTGGAGAATCTCCTTACGCTGCGGGGCCTCGAAAgagggaaaatacagaaatgtgcAGTTTTCTCACTTAGTTTTAACTGTGCTTGTTGCATAGTTTCAGTAAGGAAGACGTCTTAATTTAGGTAAACCTAGGTAAACCTTTAGACTTCTAGGTTTTAGTTATGAGGGAgatgaaaacacagcagtgaaaTGGTTCATTGTGTCAGAGTGCTTGTAGTGTTGGGGACAGTGCACATaaaatgactttttaatttgctttatcGCAGAGACTTTGGATTGCAGTTCTCTAGCACAGAGTAAAAACTGGCTGACACCATCACTTGAACTCCGTGTGCTTGACAGAGAACTGTTACGATGGGAAATAGTGCACTAAAAGCCCACCTGGAGACAGCACAGAAAACTGGTGTGTTTCAGCTAACAGGAAAGGGACTTACTGAGGTAATGTACTGGGAGGGGAAACATGGCTGTTTGTGTGTATGACTGATACTTTTGGAGAGAAATTCCCAGTTGTTGTTGTAATGCACTTGCATACATGTATTTCTTATAAGCGgtcatgaaaaatatttcaagttgttttttttttcccatttttgcttGCCTTGTCTTCTGATTGAAGATTTATCTGTCAGGGCACTTGTATGAGCCTATGCTTTACAGTGCAAATATGTTCAAGAAATACCAGTTATGATGTTGTGCTTTtaggaaatggctttaaacttgagggggaaaatacaaattttataaCTATATTGTAACTTAGAAAGATCCTCCACAATTTGTCACATTTAGGTGACACTTATGCTGTATTTAGTTGTAACCATATGATTAGTCTGTACAGGCTGTTCATTGGGCTGGCAGCAAGCATCCTGAAAGTTTATTATATTGGAAATTATCTTAACTTAGACtcaactgcagaaaaaaaacccagaatgtCCTGGAGCCAAAAATAACTCCTTATTACAGTAACTTTCCAAGCCTTTTCTAACATACCTTCTTCCACTGTCCCACCTCCTCTCTTCACTTTTTCTCTGTCAAGCCAAAGGAGGATCAAAACCACTGGCTTATTCACCAGGACTCCTTGATGGTGGTTGtcagattttcattttattcaccTGAGTGCCAAGACTCAGTACCAAAGTGGTACAGCATGTAAATAAGAATAATGAAAATGGTAtacataattatttaaaaaggaaagcaggagaaaaatttTCACATCATACTCTGCTAAAATACAGAGTTATTAACTGGCTATAGAGTATTTAAAATGACAGGCATGTCTAAGAGGAGCAGGTAAGAGGatgaaaatgtaatattttaaattttatttatttggatgAAAAACTActacttctttctgttttctttataacccttttcccctccccagatgaaaaaaatatttttaaaaatatgtgttaaATAAATTTGCTAATCACACTGTGGTGATTGGGCATTGTGATACATATGACAGTATGTAACAGTGAGACAATTAAAATGTTAACTGTACAACTTGGAACATTCAAATTTGTATCAactttttaaatgctgtatctttttccccccaataGTTTCCTGAAGATCTCCAGAAGCTAACAAGCAACTTAAGGACAATAGATTTGTCGAACAACAAAATAGAGCTCTTGCCACCTCTCATtggaaaattttcctttttgaagaGCCTTGCtctaaacaacaacaaactgAGTATGCCTGCTAATTAATATCtccactgatttttaaaataataactaaTTTTCTCTATCAAAAactaaatttaattatttaactCTCACAAGATGTAAATGGGGAGTTTAGTCACCTAAACTGAAATCTTTGGAATTCATGTACAGGATAAAAACCTCTAAATCATAAGTTCTACAAAACTAGTTGTTGCCACTTAGTGTATTATCAATTTTACAATGACACATAAGTACTTAAACCTATAGAGGTTTTGTGCTGTCACTTAACCTGACATGAGTGTTTAACAGTGCCAGATGGTTTAGTACTTGCCTAGAGAACAGGTAATGAAGATGACATGTAGATAGTGTTGCTGGCCATTCAGCTGTTGTTACTGTTTCTGTTAAACAAGCATCCATCATTTTGGAAAAACCACAATGAAGAAACTAGGGGTTTTGTGCATTATGTATTATCTGCctttttgaaaaaacaaagataATTTGCAAACCTGATTGACTCTATAGTGCAGCTCAGGAGTGTTAGAGGTTATACACATATGTAGGTGTAAAGAGGGACAAATGGATGCCAGCAGATCTTACCTGGTGATGTTTTTGTGCTGGTATGACACAGCATGAATTATCTCCTAACTTACTTCTATAAGTTGAGTAATACCTTTAAAGGGCAAGGGTGAAGCTGTGAATTTTGTGGTATTTCAAGTGTCATAGAACATGCTGGCAGAAGGTTAGTAAGGACTACTGACAGGTCAAAATCTTCTGAACAATGATTTCAGACTGTGATTTGAAGGTCTGCCTTGTCTGCagattattttaatacatttatgGATGATGGTTAAAAAGCACGTGTTGTCTGTGGGCTTAAGTTTCTGTGCAGGGATCTGTGTCTTCACTGGAAATTGGGGAGGAATTCAGTAGTGAGAAATTACTTAATATAGCACTGTTCTCTCTGCAGAagcttattttaattaaatgaatatGAATGTTTACTGCTTTTTAGCTCATAcgtttttctgtcatttttctctAGCTGCTTTACCTGAGGAGTTGTGTAAACTGAAAAAACTGGAAACACTACACTTGAATGGCAATCACTTGAGGCAGCTACCGGCTGCATTTGGACAACTTTCAGCTCTCAAAACCCTGAGCCTTTCTGGAAACCAGCTTCGGACTGTGCCTACACAACTCTCTGGTCTTCGCCATTTGGATGTGGTAGATCTTTCAAAAAACCAGATCCAAAATGTCCCTGACActgtgggagagctgcaggctATCGAACTCAATTTGAATCAGAATCAGGTCTGGTAACTGACATGTTGTGGGAATGTAGATTTAGGACTTAGTATACAGCCTTAGGAACATAAGATGAGACCATCAAAACATTATAGTTAAAAGACATCTCCTGGACACAATGCAAATGAGGAATCATAACTAGATTTTCTGTACCAATACATCCAACTTCCTGATTTGgtgaacaaaaaaatcctgaatttagTCATGCAGAAAATTGTTTGAACAGTTCTTGAGTAGGAACGTGATAAAGAGATGTGTAGGTTGCTTGTCATcgtgaaataaaaaaaagttagtTTGATTTTTGATAATTTGTTACTTATGCATTGCTTTTAAGTACTTCCTATTAATGTAGTTTATATTTACAATATGGTAGGTGTTCTGTGTAAGTTGGAAACAGATCACTTAATAATCATTGATCACTACCATTTTAATcctatttctcttttcatttccacagaTTTCCCAGATCTCAGTGCAGATCTCCCACTGTCCACGCCTCAAAGTCTTGCGTCTAGAAGAAAATTGTCTAGAACTCAGCATGCTGCCTCAGAGTATCCTCAGTGATTCCCAGATCTCACTGCTTGCAGTAGAAGGCAACCTCTTTGAAATCAAGAAACTCAGAGAACTGGAAGGTTATGataaggtttgttttgttttgtgttttgtttcttgtctTTATTTAAGAAACTCCTGGTGAAGTCCTTAGTCAGAATACTAAGCATTTATGCTGGTGAATAAAAGCATCAAATAGTCTGTTGGTGGTGTTATTGCTACTGGATTCATAACTAACCTCTGAAAATATCTCCAGGAGTTCTTCAAAGATAACTTCCTTGTAGGATTCAGCATCTTTCATCAGCATCTTTTGAAGGGTAGCTAATTATGACAAGCGTGTTTTCACTTTGATGCAACAAAAATAAGGGATGCTTTGAATGATACAGCATTCGTTAAGTATTTAATATTAGTTCATCCTTAACACTGGAGATCTGACTATTAATCTGAATTGCAGCAAAGGCCAGAAAGGTTTTAGGGGTATCTTTGTTTGAAATTAAAGCTCTAATAGCTATGCCTGGCATATAAAAATGTGCTTTAGATACAGAATGTTTTTGAGTCTGAGAGCAGAAGCTCAGCTGCTTTTAGTAGTAATGAATCCTctattaatttctgaaaaaataatagatttttttttgttttctttgtagtACATGGAACGATTTACAGCTACAAAGAAGAAGTTTGCATGATCACTGTTCTGACCCTTATATTACTAGTAAGAAGACTTAGACTAGAAGCATCTGCTTCACTGACTTGAACCAAGACTGATGAAGGAAATGATCAGAGTACTCATCTTCTAGTAGTCTGAAACAGCCTGTTAAGACCACATTGAATAAACTTGAACTAGAGAATATAGGTATTGAACTGATGAACCTGCCCAGGGGCCAGTTTTGATTTTTGTGCCACAATAGCTTTTAACACAGAACATGTTCTCCTTTGTCAGGGCTTGTTCTTTCACAGAGAAAGGGAACAAGCATTTCAAAGTTGCCAGTTCCCTTTTGTCAGGAAGCTGGCTGTTGATTTGTAAGAGGATTATTTCTTCTGGAAACATTTTTCCATGATAGCACATGGAAGTTCTACCACCAAAGCACTGTAGGTCTTGCAGTAAGCACTGTTCTGCAGAGAACTTTTACAAATAAGGTTTTAGTTTATAACCTGtctaagttgtttttttccttaatgaagCACAAATAGTTGTGgttaaattaaatgttttattaacaGCTTCCAG
The window above is part of the Vidua macroura isolate BioBank_ID:100142 chromosome 6, ASM2450914v1, whole genome shotgun sequence genome. Proteins encoded here:
- the HAUS2 gene encoding HAUS augmin-like complex subunit 2; the encoded protein is MAAPRRSLSLRNTGIPPVAAARTSPMPGLRGAGKAELDSDSELDGDAEVDLECSSCLSGESDEEQGGGAPWPWQPGERSAVAALLERCVAAGAVSQETLDLTCRRAPCFAKFSEMEEMVNMEAEINEIKLKTEMMQLENETADITHHFYLGKKCEILQDMNRHLETILKEKRDLRKRMIKHRCQESLPIEATYHKCVVQLLTEAVTFIEKLESHLQSVRSIPQIPHMMNNMDTTLSKTEVLMIELEELTEQILKWEELQKEVYSNNVCNTADLDFGLSLT
- the LRRC57 gene encoding leucine-rich repeat-containing protein 57; this encodes MGNSALKAHLETAQKTGVFQLTGKGLTEFPEDLQKLTSNLRTIDLSNNKIELLPPLIGKFSFLKSLALNNNKLTALPEELCKLKKLETLHLNGNHLRQLPAAFGQLSALKTLSLSGNQLRTVPTQLSGLRHLDVVDLSKNQIQNVPDTVGELQAIELNLNQNQISQISVQISHCPRLKVLRLEENCLELSMLPQSILSDSQISLLAVEGNLFEIKKLRELEGYDKYMERFTATKKKFA